A genomic region of Conger conger chromosome 6, fConCon1.1, whole genome shotgun sequence contains the following coding sequences:
- the LOC133131660 gene encoding mitochondrial antiviral-signaling protein-like: MSFASDRLYDGYIRRNMGTLVSKVKVREIMPYLSCLTPSDRDEIDAKRETTGNYNAMQLLLDCLKRRENWPEEFIKALERCEQWTLASEIRAEYESLRPNAAPVAPAVNAHPSPPPDPSPPNYPVQAPLQTPKVENPLPQPDPQSVAISSEQNLAPVDVEASGVAAPSQNPAASSGECLPGRSSQAPASDYTSLPPSLPPASDTLTPGPAVSAPEPQMSLAKPPVQESNMPSANATQQPVENSDPTVNQVVANDIQAHPAQGSSAQQTHTDSPAMSSPIGCPVSEDEFLSKPGTLLSFNVLVHRPSGNPAVLAPVPEEYSGNTGRLQISSSSLEGTEPSGTTVPSRNEPEENQYDSVSSSLVSIQDVRVNVGHVSEDASLPNYTGQAPPVSNQQPSLAPTQSSSSPGSEAELNPDQRVVFPHNLLENYYIPALAIAGLSAAVMLWRLKN; encoded by the exons ATGTCCTTTGCCAGTGATAGACTGTATGATGGCTACATACGGCGGAACATGGGGACACTTGTGTCTAAAGTCAAAGTGAGAGAGATCATGCCATATCTGTCTTGTCTCACTCCGTCTGACCGG gaCGAAATTGATGCAAAGAGAGAGACCACAGGCAACTACAATGCCATGCAGTTGCTTCTGGACTGTCTTAAGAGAAGGGAGAACTGGCCAGAGGAATTCATCAAAGCACTGGAGCGCTGTGAGCAGTGGACACTCGCCAGTGAAATTAGGGCCGAATACGAGTCCCTTCGCCCAA ATGCAGCTCCTGTGGCCCCTGCAGTGAATGCCCATCCCAGTCCTCCCCCAGATCCCAGTCCTCCAAATTACCCTGTCCAAGCACCTCTTCAGACTCCAAAAGTGGAAAACCCATTGCCACAGCCAGATCCCCAATCAGTGGCCATTTCCAGTGAGCAGAATTTGGCCCCTGTCGATGTGGAGGCCTCAGGGGTAGCAGCACCTTCTCAAAACCCAGCAGCTTCTTCAGGGGAATGCCTCCCTGGGCGTTCCTCCCAGGCTCCTGCCTCAGACTACACATCACTGCCACCCAGCCTCCCCCCAGCCTCAGATACCCTCACCCCTGGACCTGCAGTTAGTGCTCCTGAACCCCAGATGTCCCTAGCGAAACCACCAGTTCAGGAGAGCAACATGCCATCTGCCAATGCCACTCAGCAGCCTGTAGAGAACTCTGATCCAACTGTTAATCAG GTTGTGGCAAACGATATCCAGGCACATCCAGCACAAGGGAGCTCAGCTCAGCAGACCCACACTGATAGCCCGGCCATGTCTTCCCCCATCGGCTGCCCCGTGAGTGAAGATGAGTTCCTCAGCAAACCTGGGACACTGCTCTCGTTCAATGTCCTGGTCCACCGGCCCTCTGGAAACCCGGCCGTCCTGGCACCTGTGCCTGAGGAGTACTCTGGGAACACAGGCCGCCTACAGATCAGCAGCTCTAGTCTGGAGGGCACAGAGCCCAGTGGGACCACTGTGCCTTCACGCAACGAGCCTGAAGAGAACCAGTACGACTCTGTCTCCTCGAGCCTAGTCAGCATTCAGGATGTACGAGTGAATGTGGGGCACGTGTCCGAAGATGCCTCCTTGCCAAACTATACAGGGCAAGCCCCTCCTGTCTCAAACCAACAACCCTCTCTCGCACCCACACAGAGCTCCAGCTCTCCTGGGTCTGAGGCTGAGTTAAACCCAGATCAGAGAGTAGTTTTCCCACACAACCTGCTAGAGAACTACTACATCCCTGCACTTGCCATCGCTGGCTTGTCTGCTGCAGTGATGCTGTGGAGGCTCAAGAATTAG
- the LOC133131741 gene encoding pantothenate kinase 3-like — protein sequence MELNGFHNEDGAVTETEGQETRALKQSCTTRKETADSSRSGAVMENVAAGTSAESERRASNTIVRQRIDSLKKNRPPFPWFGMDIGGTLVKLVYFEPKDITAEEEQEEVENLKSIRRYLTSNVAYGSTGIRDVHLELKDLTLCGRTGNLHFIRFPTHDLPAFLQMGRNKHFSSLHTTLCATGGGAYKFEPDFRMMADLQLLKLDELDCLIRGVLYIDSVVSSGPSECYYFENPTDPERCVQRSYTLENPYPLLLVNIGSGVSFLAVYSKDNYKRVTGTSLGGGTFLGLCCLLTGCSTFEEALEMASKGESTRVDKLVRDIYGGDYERFGLPGWAVASSFGNMMCKEKRESISKEDLARATLVTITNNIGSITRMCALNENIERVVFVGNFLRVNTLSMKLLAYAMDYWSKGQLKALFLQHEGYFGAVGALLELLNPS from the exons ATGGAACTGAACGGTTTTCACAACGAGGATGGAGCAGTCACTGAGACGGAAGGCCAAGAAACAAGGGCGCTGAAGCAATCCTGTACGACGAGGAAGGAAACGGCAGACAGTTCCAGATCAGGGGCGGTCATGGAGAATGTGGCTGCCGGAACAAGTGCAGAGAGCGAGCGCCGAGCATCAAACACAATTGTCAGGCAAAGGATTGACTCGCTGAAAAAGAACAGGCCGC CCTTCCCCTGGTTTGGGATGGACATTGGAGGGACCCTGGTGAAGCTGGTGTACTTTGAGCCCAAGGACATCACAGcggaggaggaacaggaggaggtggagaaccTGAAGAGCATCCGGAGGTACCTGACCTCCAATGTGGCATACGGGTCCACGGGCATTCGCGACGTGCACCTGGAACTGAAGGACCTGACGCTGTGCGGCcgcactggaaacctgcacttcATCCGCTTCCCCACGCACGACCTGCCTGCCTTCCTGCAGATGGGCCGCAACAAGCACTTCTCCAGCCTGCACACCACTCTCTGTGCAACTGGGGGGGGGGCCTACAAGTTTGAACCCGACTTCCGTATG ATGGCCGACCTTCAACTGCTGAAGCTGGATGAGCTGGACTGTCTGATCCGAGGGGTTCTCTACATCGATTCGGTTGTTTCCAGCGGACCCTCTGAGTGCTACTACTTTGAGAACCCAACAGACCCTGAACGCTGTGTCCAGAGGTCTTACACACTGGAGAACCCTTACCCTCTCCTGCTGGTCAACATTGGTTCTGGTGTTAGCTTCCTGGCCGTTTATTCCAAAGACAACTACAAACGTGTTACTGGGACCAG CCTTGGAGGAGGGACTTTCCTGGGCCTGTGCTGCCTGCTTACAGGCTGCTCCACTTTTGAGGAGGCATTAGAGATGGCATCCAAGGGCGAGAGCACGCGCGTGGACAAGCTTGTGCGGGACATCTACGGCGGGGACTATGAAAGATTCGGCCTTCCAGGTTGGGCCGTAGCCTCAAG TTTTGGGAACATGATGTGCAAGGAGAAGCGGGAGTCAATTTCTAAAGAGGACCTGGCCAGGGCCACACTTGTCACCATCACCAACAACATTGGTTCAATCACCAGGATGTGTGCATTGAATGAG AATATTGAGCGGGTGGTGTTCGTGGGTAACTTCTTAAGGGTCAATACCCTTTCAATGAAACTCCTGGCCTATGCTATGGACTACTGGTCAAAAGGCCAACTGAAGGCACTTTTCCTGCAGCATGAG GGTTATTTTGGAGCAGTGGGGGCATTGCTGGAGCTGTTGAACCCTTCCTAA